A portion of the Desmodus rotundus isolate HL8 chromosome 8, HLdesRot8A.1, whole genome shotgun sequence genome contains these proteins:
- the EIF1B gene encoding eukaryotic translation initiation factor 1b, translating into MSTIQNLQSFDPFADATKGDDLLPAGTEDYIHIRIQQRNGRKTLTTVQGIADDYDKKKLVKAFKKKFACNGTVIEHPEYGEVIQLQGDQRKNICQFLLEVGIVKEEQLKVHGF; encoded by the exons ATGTCCACTATCCAGAACCTCCAATCTTTCG ACCCCTTTGCTGATGCAACTAAGGGTGACGACTTACTCCCGGCAGGGACTGAGGATTACATTCATATAAGAATCCAGCAACGCAACGGCAGGAAGACACTGACCACTGTGCAGGGCATTGCAGATGATTATGACAAAAAGAAACTTGTGAAGGCTTTCAAAAAG AAATTCGCCTGTAATGGTACTGTGATCGAACATCCCGAGTACGGGGAGGTGATTCAGCTTCAGGGTGACCAAAGGAAAAACATCTGCCAGTTCCTGTTGGAG GTTGGCATTGTCAAGGAGGAACAGCTCAAGGTTCACGGGTTCTAA